From a region of the Chitinophaga caseinilytica genome:
- a CDS encoding RelA/SpoT family protein: MDTVTVQKYNLDEEQEKKEIVRHYRALLRALKPRLKKGDRELVRTAFEMAADAHKDMRRKSGEPYILHPLAVSQITVEEIGLGVRSAICALLHDTVEDTEVTLEDVEREFGSEIAHIVDGLTKISTVIDSNTSTMQAENFKKILLTLADDPRVILIKLADRLHNMRTLDSMSREKQLKIASETVFIYAPLAHRLGLYNIKSELEDLAMKYTEQDHYREIAKRLKETKRERTRYINEFIKPIKEVLQEEGFNFEIYGRPKSIHSIWNKIKTKGVQFEEVYDLFAIRIILDSAVEKEKADCWKVYSIITDFYHPSPERTRDWLSNPKGNGYEALHVTVMGPNGKWVEVQIRSKRMNDYAEKGLAAHWRYKEGNSNVQESKFEQWFSQIREILNSPDTNTLDFLADFKSNLFTEEIYVYTPKGDLKILPVGSTALDFAYSIHSAVGNKCIGAKVNYKLVPLSHKLRSGDQVEIITSNKQKPSEDWLNIVLTAKAKSKIKDALKEEKRKVAMDGKDILHRKLDHMKVSASQYNINELVQFYKQPSPLDLYYQVAVKNIDLRELKQFNVLGDKLEPPKPVKPAEPAPAEEHHKSKESSKKDAELIIFGESSDKIAYKLANCCRPIPGDDVFGFVTASEGLKIHRTNCPNAAQLLANYGHRVVKTKWVKNREISFLTGLKIVGMDDVGVIHKITNIISGELKINIAGLTIESKEGLFEGLIKVFVHDKDELEELVNRLKGLDGIQSIQRLED; this comes from the coding sequence ATGGATACAGTGACCGTACAAAAATACAACCTCGACGAAGAGCAGGAGAAAAAGGAGATCGTCCGCCATTATCGCGCCCTTTTACGCGCCCTGAAGCCCCGCCTCAAAAAAGGCGACCGGGAGCTCGTGCGCACCGCTTTCGAAATGGCGGCAGACGCCCATAAAGATATGCGCCGCAAATCCGGTGAGCCCTACATCCTTCACCCCCTCGCGGTTTCCCAGATCACCGTCGAGGAAATAGGCCTCGGCGTTCGCTCCGCCATCTGCGCGCTTTTGCACGACACCGTGGAAGACACCGAGGTGACCCTCGAAGACGTGGAACGCGAATTCGGCAGCGAAATCGCCCATATCGTGGACGGGCTCACCAAAATATCCACCGTCATCGATTCCAACACCAGCACCATGCAGGCGGAGAATTTCAAGAAAATCCTCCTCACCCTCGCAGATGACCCCCGCGTCATCCTCATCAAGCTGGCAGACCGCCTCCACAATATGCGCACCCTCGATTCCATGAGCCGCGAAAAACAGCTCAAAATCGCCTCGGAAACGGTCTTCATCTACGCACCCCTGGCCCACCGCCTCGGCCTGTACAATATCAAGTCCGAGCTCGAAGACCTCGCCATGAAGTACACCGAGCAGGACCATTACCGCGAAATCGCCAAGCGCCTCAAGGAAACAAAGCGCGAACGAACCCGGTATATCAACGAATTCATCAAGCCGATCAAGGAAGTGCTCCAGGAAGAAGGCTTCAACTTCGAAATATACGGCCGCCCAAAATCCATCCACTCCATTTGGAACAAGATCAAAACCAAAGGCGTCCAGTTCGAAGAAGTATACGACCTCTTCGCCATCCGCATCATCCTCGACTCCGCCGTGGAAAAGGAAAAAGCCGACTGCTGGAAAGTCTACTCCATCATCACCGACTTCTACCACCCCAGCCCCGAACGCACGCGCGACTGGCTTTCCAACCCGAAAGGAAACGGCTACGAAGCCCTGCACGTAACGGTAATGGGCCCCAACGGGAAGTGGGTGGAAGTGCAGATACGCTCCAAGCGCATGAACGACTATGCCGAAAAAGGCCTGGCCGCCCACTGGCGCTACAAGGAAGGCAATTCCAACGTCCAGGAATCGAAATTCGAACAGTGGTTCAGCCAGATCCGGGAAATCCTCAACAGCCCTGACACCAATACGCTCGACTTCCTCGCCGATTTCAAATCCAACCTCTTCACCGAGGAAATCTACGTTTACACACCGAAAGGCGACCTCAAAATACTGCCCGTAGGCTCCACCGCCCTCGATTTCGCGTATTCCATCCACTCCGCCGTGGGCAACAAGTGCATCGGGGCCAAGGTGAACTACAAACTGGTACCCCTCAGCCATAAGCTCCGCAGCGGCGACCAGGTGGAAATCATCACGTCCAACAAGCAAAAGCCCTCGGAAGACTGGCTCAATATCGTGCTCACGGCCAAAGCCAAAAGCAAGATCAAGGACGCGCTGAAGGAAGAAAAACGGAAAGTGGCCATGGATGGGAAAGACATCCTCCACCGCAAGCTCGACCATATGAAAGTGAGCGCCAGTCAATACAATATCAACGAACTGGTGCAATTCTATAAACAGCCGTCGCCCCTGGACCTCTACTACCAGGTGGCCGTCAAAAACATCGACCTGCGGGAACTGAAGCAGTTCAATGTGCTGGGCGACAAGCTGGAGCCGCCCAAGCCCGTGAAGCCCGCCGAGCCCGCGCCGGCCGAGGAGCATCACAAATCGAAGGAATCGTCCAAAAAAGACGCGGAACTGATCATTTTCGGGGAAAGCTCCGACAAGATCGCCTATAAACTGGCCAATTGCTGCCGCCCCATCCCGGGCGACGATGTTTTCGGCTTCGTGACGGCGAGCGAAGGGCTGAAGATCCACCGGACGAATTGCCCGAACGCCGCCCAGCTGCTGGCCAATTACGGTCACCGGGTGGTAAAGACGAAATGGGTGAAAAACCGGGAAATCTCGTTCCTGACGGGCCTCAAGATCGTGGGGATGGACGATGTGGGCGTGATCCACAAGATCACCAATATTATCTCCGGCGAGCTGAAGATCAATATCGCGGGGCTGACGATCGAGTCGAAGGAAGGGCTGTTCGAAGGCCTGATCAAGGTTTTCGTACATGATAAGGACGAACTGGAGGAGCTGGTGAACCGCCTCAAGGGGCTGGATGGTATCCAGAGCATTCAAAGGCTGGAAGATTAG
- a CDS encoding sulfite exporter TauE/SafE family protein, with the protein MFEAIFAGLGIGMAGSLHCVGMCGPLALSLPVSGRTEIARVLAVLLYNLGRIATYFTMGLALGWASHRMAFAGYQQIASVAMGALILALLLLKKFLPGRRWTGYLRNGVRKWLRYFLVRRNSAGTFFVIGLLNGALPCGTVYIAIAAALTTGSAFHSGLLMIAFGFGTLPLMALLMLCGHHLSLSWKNRFRKAAPLFIAGVAVLMVLRGLNLGLPFVSQAFSGSGSAISSNAIPRNNSVRIIHEQ; encoded by the coding sequence ATGTTCGAAGCGATCTTTGCCGGGTTGGGCATCGGTATGGCCGGAAGCCTGCACTGCGTCGGCATGTGCGGGCCACTGGCCTTATCGCTGCCCGTAAGCGGAAGAACGGAGATTGCAAGGGTACTTGCCGTGCTTTTGTATAATCTCGGGCGCATCGCCACCTATTTTACAATGGGCCTTGCGCTTGGCTGGGCCAGCCACCGGATGGCTTTTGCCGGTTATCAGCAAATAGCGTCCGTAGCGATGGGAGCACTTATATTGGCGCTGTTGCTGTTGAAAAAATTCCTGCCTGGTAGACGATGGACCGGATATTTGAGAAACGGGGTAAGGAAATGGTTACGATATTTCCTCGTGCGGAGGAACAGCGCAGGAACGTTCTTCGTGATCGGGCTGCTGAATGGCGCGCTGCCCTGCGGAACAGTGTACATAGCCATTGCTGCGGCACTTACCACCGGGAGCGCGTTTCACTCCGGGTTGTTGATGATCGCGTTCGGATTCGGCACCCTCCCGCTGATGGCACTGCTGATGCTCTGCGGCCATCATCTCAGCCTGTCCTGGAAAAACCGCTTTAGAAAGGCGGCGCCGTTATTTATCGCAGGTGTTGCGGTACTGATGGTTTTGCGTGGCCTTAACCTGGGGCTCCCCTTCGTTAGCCAAGCCTTTTCGGGATCGGGGAGCGCCATTTCATCAAATGCCATCCCACGAAATAATTCAGTTCGCATCATTCATGAACAGTAA
- a CDS encoding DUF899 domain-containing protein has protein sequence MKNVTTTVGNRAVVSPEEWTASRIALLKAEKELTHRSDEVARMRQQLPCVEIHKNYVFDTDNGKLSLEALFDSRSQLLVYHFMFGPDYAAGCASCSSIADSFNGITEHLKSHDVMLWAISRAPLTKLQAFKSRMGWSFPWASSFESDFNYDFGVSYTAEQMEAGAYHNYKKEDPIIHARYKSDGSSDVAMLSGTDLFTYVKERPGMSAFIREGDRIFHTYSAFERGVDILWNMYQWLDRAPLGRNENSFWLKHHDQYNNEQNGSGKSCCH, from the coding sequence ATGAAAAACGTAACAACAACTGTAGGAAACCGGGCAGTAGTAAGCCCCGAAGAATGGACTGCCTCCCGCATCGCATTGCTGAAAGCGGAAAAAGAGCTCACTCATCGCAGCGACGAAGTGGCCAGGATGCGCCAGCAGCTACCCTGCGTGGAGATCCACAAAAATTATGTGTTCGATACCGACAACGGGAAACTGTCGCTGGAAGCGCTGTTCGACAGCCGTTCCCAGCTGCTGGTGTATCACTTTATGTTTGGGCCGGATTACGCGGCCGGATGCGCCAGCTGTTCATCCATCGCCGACAGCTTCAACGGCATCACCGAACACCTGAAAAGCCACGATGTGATGCTGTGGGCCATTTCCAGGGCGCCGCTCACAAAGCTGCAGGCGTTCAAATCGCGCATGGGATGGAGTTTTCCATGGGCATCGTCTTTCGAAAGCGATTTCAATTACGACTTCGGCGTATCCTACACCGCCGAGCAAATGGAAGCCGGTGCCTATCATAATTACAAAAAAGAAGATCCCATCATCCATGCCCGGTACAAATCAGACGGCTCCAGCGATGTAGCCATGCTGTCGGGCACCGATCTTTTTACCTACGTTAAAGAGCGGCCGGGGATGAGCGCGTTCATCCGTGAGGGCGACCGCATCTTTCACACCTACTCCGCCTTCGAGCGCGGTGTGGATATTTTGTGGAACATGTACCAGTGGCTGGACAGGGCACCCCTTGGCCGGAATGAAAACAGCTTTTGGCTGAAACATCACGACCAATACAACAACGAACAAAACGGCTCCGGGAAAAGCTGCTGTCACTAA